A stretch of DNA from Luteolibacter sp. Y139:
TCGCCGACCGGCGGGAGCTTCAGTGTGAGCCGGAAGGTCGAGCCGTGGCCCGGTTCTGAATCGAGTGTGAGCTTGCCGCCGAGGATTCCGGCTTGGCGCTTCGAGATGGCGAGACCAAGACCGGTGCCGGTCTCCGCGTGGCGGCCCGGGCCTTGCTGGAAGGGCTCGAAGATTCGCTCCTGCAAGCCTGGCTCGATGCCGGGCCCGGTGTCCTCCACCTCGAATACCCAAGGCTCGCCCTCCTGAAGAATCCTCAGCGTGACGCGGCCTCGCTTGGTGAACTTCACCGCGTTGCCTAACAGATTGATCAGGATCTGGCGCAGCTTGCCCTCGTCACCGTGGACTAACAACGGGCGGCCCAATGCGGGAGCATCGAGCCGGAGGCCGAGCTGTTTCTCCTCTGACGGGTTTTGGAAGATCGCGATCAGCTCATTGGCCAGCGCGTTCAGGTCGAAGTCGGCACGCGTGACGTCCATCCGACCGGCATCGATCTTGGAAAGATCGAGGATCTCATCAATCAGATGCAGCAGGTGATTTCCGCTGCTGAGGATGGTCGCGATCATGTCGCGATGGAAGGGCGGCAGCGCGGTGTCGCGGGCAAGGATCTGCGAGTAGCCGAGGATGGAATTCATCGGCGTGCGGATCTCGTGGCTCATGCTGGCGAGAAACTCCGACTTCGCCTTGTTCGCCGACTCGGCCGAAGCTTCAGCTTCCTTCCGAACGAGAATCTCGCCTAACAGGGCCTCATGAGATGCTTTCAGCTGCGCCGACCGGCGCGCCTCCAGCCACAGGTAGGCGGCCAGCAGCCCGGTGATGGCCGCCCCGGTCAAGCCGACGATCCATGGCAAGGCGGCCGCGTCCCGGCGGCGCAACAGAGGGTCGGGTTCGAAGTGGAGGTTCCAGTGACGCCCCGCGAACTCAACCGGAGTCGTCCATGAAAGCGCGCCTTCCCAGCGCTCGCCGGACTGCCGGTAGATGGTGCCGCCAGCCGCGGGATCCTCAATGGTGAGCAGGACGCCATTGTTACCCACCGGGCGGAGGGTTGACTCGATCAGGTCGCCAATGCGGAAGACGGCGGTCGCGAATCCGGACAAGTTCTCCCGTCGTTGTTCGACAGTCGTTGCAGGACTCTGGTAGAGAGGCAAGAAAACCACGAACCCCGTCTGTGAGCCTGGCTCCTGGGCCAGCCGAACTGGCGCAGTGGCGGTGGGTTCGCCGGTGTCGCGGGCTTTCTCCAAGGCTGCGCGCCGGATCGGTTCCGAGCCGACGTCAAACCCCAGCGCCGGAGCGTTTCTTGCCAGACTTTCCAGATAGAAGACAGGGAAATACTCGTCGCGAGGGCTCGCCGGAGCGAAGTGCACCCCGGATGATTCCTCGGTGAAGGTGAAGTCCGCGAAGCCCTCGGCCCGGGCCTTGGCCTCCCAATTTCCGCGATCCGCCGCCTTCACCCGCGGATCCCAAGCCAGCGCCTGGAGCTCTGGTTGGCGGGAAAGCGTCGGCTCAACGAAGGTGCGGAACTCGTTTCTAGTGACGTCGGAATCAGTTCGATAGAGCCCGGCGAGCGCGTGCAGCACCTCCATGGAGCGCAGGACTTGGCCGCGGATCAGCTCTGCCCGATCTTGCGCGAGCTTGCGAAGTTCTCGCTCCAGGGCTTCCTGCTGGCTGCGCTTTGTCTCCACGGCGAGCAGCACTGCCAGACATAGCCCCGCGACCAGCACCAGGAGCGCAGGCAGCTTGGCCGGGGAAATAGCAGGGGTTTTCGGGGCCATGCGCCGACCGGTAGGAGCACCGGACATGCCCGATTTGCCCCGGCGGTGATTTTTCAGGTGCGGGTGCCCCGCCACCGGACTATCCCGTGCCCATGCTTCTCGGCGTCAATATCGACCACGTGGCCACCCTGCGGCAGGCCCGCTACGCCCTGCTGCCGGATTCGCCGAATGCCGAGCCGTCGCCCCTGCAGGCGGCGCTCGATGCGCAGGATGGCGGAGCCGACTCCATCAC
This window harbors:
- a CDS encoding CHASE domain-containing protein, coding for MAPKTPAISPAKLPALLVLVAGLCLAVLLAVETKRSQQEALERELRKLAQDRAELIRGQVLRSMEVLHALAGLYRTDSDVTRNEFRTFVEPTLSRQPELQALAWDPRVKAADRGNWEAKARAEGFADFTFTEESSGVHFAPASPRDEYFPVFYLESLARNAPALGFDVGSEPIRRAALEKARDTGEPTATAPVRLAQEPGSQTGFVVFLPLYQSPATTVEQRRENLSGFATAVFRIGDLIESTLRPVGNNGVLLTIEDPAAGGTIYRQSGERWEGALSWTTPVEFAGRHWNLHFEPDPLLRRRDAAALPWIVGLTGAAITGLLAAYLWLEARRSAQLKASHEALLGEILVRKEAEASAESANKAKSEFLASMSHEIRTPMNSILGYSQILARDTALPPFHRDMIATILSSGNHLLHLIDEILDLSKIDAGRMDVTRADFDLNALANELIAIFQNPSEEKQLGLRLDAPALGRPLLVHGDEGKLRQILINLLGNAVKFTKRGRVTLRILQEGEPWVFEVEDTGPGIEPGLQERIFEPFQQGPGRHAETGTGLGLAISKRQAGILGGKLTLDSEPGHGSTFRLTLKLPPVGESTKPVILQRQTRHLAEGHRVKALVVDDIAENRDVLATMLTQVGCEVVLAEHGRQAVEVTGVSRPQIVFMDVRMPEFDGIEATRRIVQQFGTTGIKVIATSASALVHQREQCLKAGCDDFVAKPFQAERIYSVLHQHLGVEFVSDPVPASVERTESIDFSALVLPEELATRMMMAAELHSATVLKNCLGEVEALGPPGERLAQHLREFVASYDMKTIQRVLAQIQVT